A window of Microcystis aeruginosa FD4 contains these coding sequences:
- the arsM gene encoding arsenosugar biosynthesis arsenite methyltransferase ArsM, with protein sequence MKMTYLEATAKFYSEVAQTPEVGLCCVQSSPLQLPGLKIPAIMQEMNYGCGTTVQVNELGNSPKVLYVGVGGGLEALQFAYFSRRPGGVIAVDPVPEMRWAAQRNLGEALLENPWFSLDFVEIKDGSAFELPVEDASVDVVAQNCLFNIFKPADLQLALREAFRVLKPGGRLLMSDPIATRPIPEHLQEDQRLRAMCLSGALTYEDYIKQLIAAGFGQVEIRARRPYRLLDCQSYNLAEPLLLESLDSVAFKVAIPEDGACIFTGKTAIYTGTEAIFDDGAGHILAKGLPVAVCDKTAGNLARFSAQDLLITESTWHYNGGGCC encoded by the coding sequence ATGAAAATGACTTATCTGGAAGCTACTGCCAAATTTTACAGCGAAGTAGCCCAAACTCCCGAAGTGGGGCTATGTTGTGTCCAAAGCAGTCCTTTGCAACTGCCGGGGTTAAAAATCCCCGCCATTATGCAGGAGATGAACTATGGTTGTGGCACGACGGTGCAGGTTAATGAATTGGGCAATTCTCCCAAGGTTTTGTATGTGGGTGTGGGTGGTGGTTTAGAAGCACTGCAATTCGCCTATTTTTCCCGTCGTCCGGGGGGAGTGATTGCGGTGGATCCAGTGCCAGAAATGCGTTGGGCAGCCCAAAGAAATCTCGGCGAAGCACTGCTGGAAAATCCCTGGTTTAGTCTCGATTTTGTGGAAATTAAAGATGGTTCCGCCTTTGAATTGCCGGTGGAGGATGCCTCCGTCGATGTGGTGGCGCAGAATTGTCTTTTTAATATCTTTAAACCAGCCGATTTACAGTTAGCTTTACGAGAAGCTTTTCGCGTCTTAAAACCGGGAGGACGTTTACTGATGAGCGATCCGATCGCCACTCGTCCAATTCCCGAACATTTGCAAGAAGATCAGCGTTTACGCGCTATGTGTCTATCGGGGGCCTTGACCTACGAGGATTATATTAAACAGTTGATCGCTGCTGGTTTTGGTCAGGTAGAAATTCGGGCCCGTCGTCCCTATCGTTTACTGGACTGTCAGAGTTATAATTTAGCCGAGCCGCTCCTATTAGAAAGTTTGGATTCCGTTGCTTTTAAAGTAGCTATTCCCGAAGATGGGGCTTGTATTTTTACCGGCAAAACTGCTATTTATACTGGTACGGAGGCAATTTTCGATGATGGTGCTGGGCATATTTTAGCCAAAGGATTGCCGGTGGCCGTCTGTGATAAAACTGCGGGCAACTTAGCTCGCTTCTCTGCCCAAGATCTCCTCATCACCGAGTCCACTTGGCACTATAATGGGGGCGGTTGCTGTTAA
- the arsS gene encoding arsenosugar biosynthesis radical SAM (seleno)protein ArsS (Some members of this family are selenoproteins.) encodes MTPFVEKLKTPLTKQKISVLQINLGKKCNLACSHCHVEASPSRYEEMTPEVCEQIIELIERFPQIKTVDLTGGAPEMLYGFKPIVETSRKAGKEVIVRSNLTIYFEKGFTDIPEYCAGHQLRVVASLPCYLADNVDKMRGEGVYDRSIAALQWLNRLGYAQEPNLIVDLVYNPQIPKSENFSLTPDQVSLTRDYKKFLQEHFNISFNNLFTITNLPIGRTRFHLEHRQLYQPYLQFLKDHFNGDTVEHLMCRNQLSIDYLGNIYDCDFNQMEALAACTSQGQKLTLADLLPADSLDVIAEVQTASYCYGCTAGSGSSCGGALLSS; translated from the coding sequence ATGACTCCTTTTGTTGAGAAACTAAAAACTCCTTTAACTAAGCAAAAAATCTCGGTTCTGCAAATTAATTTGGGGAAAAAATGTAACCTTGCCTGTAGCCATTGTCATGTGGAAGCTAGTCCAAGTCGCTACGAAGAAATGACTCCAGAAGTGTGCGAACAAATTATCGAACTGATCGAAAGATTTCCCCAAATTAAAACCGTCGATCTGACGGGCGGCGCTCCGGAAATGCTCTACGGTTTTAAGCCAATTGTGGAAACCTCTAGAAAAGCGGGGAAAGAGGTAATTGTGCGCTCGAATTTAACTATTTATTTCGAGAAAGGATTTACTGATATTCCTGAATATTGCGCTGGACATCAGCTGCGGGTGGTGGCTTCTTTACCCTGTTATCTTGCCGATAATGTGGATAAAATGCGCGGGGAAGGAGTCTATGATCGATCAATCGCTGCTTTACAATGGTTGAACCGTCTCGGCTACGCTCAAGAGCCGAATTTGATTGTGGATTTAGTCTATAATCCCCAGATTCCTAAGTCAGAGAATTTTTCTCTGACACCGGATCAGGTATCCCTAACACGGGATTACAAAAAGTTCTTGCAAGAACATTTTAATATTTCTTTTAATAATCTGTTTACCATCACTAACCTACCCATCGGAAGGACGCGCTTCCATCTGGAACACCGGCAACTCTATCAACCCTATCTTCAATTCCTCAAAGACCATTTTAATGGCGATACTGTCGAACATTTGATGTGTCGTAATCAGCTTTCCATTGATTATTTGGGTAATATCTATGACTGCGATTTTAATCAGATGGAGGCTCTGGCTGCTTGCACCAGTCAAGGCCAAAAATTAACCCTGGCAGATTTATTACCAGCGGATAGTTTAGATGTAATTGCAGAGGTACAAACCGCTTCCTATTGCTACGGTTGCACTGCCGGCAGCGGTTCCAGTTGTGGAGGAGCTTTGCTTTCAAGCTGA
- a CDS encoding DUF3143 domain-containing protein: MKIPTADTPLYNHPLPAIEAWLVKLGCRKNRENSHCWIVEKPTWKAEICLDIEEITVRYFRAANDGSDINRAFKYSLSRQDIESAVFSGP, encoded by the coding sequence ATGAAGATTCCTACTGCCGATACTCCCCTCTATAATCATCCCTTACCGGCGATCGAAGCATGGCTAGTTAAATTAGGTTGTCGGAAAAATAGAGAGAATAGCCACTGTTGGATCGTCGAAAAACCGACATGGAAAGCGGAAATCTGCCTCGATATTGAAGAAATCACCGTTCGTTACTTTCGAGCAGCCAATGACGGCAGTGATATCAATCGCGCTTTTAAATACTCCCTTAGTCGCCAAGATATCGAATCGGCAGTTTTTTCCGGTCCCTAA